From Salvelinus sp. IW2-2015 linkage group LG33, ASM291031v2, whole genome shotgun sequence, one genomic window encodes:
- the nkx6.3 gene encoding homeobox protein Nkx-6.3 isoform X1, with protein sequence MDSNIPGSFLFNNSLNQFSSDLKAPVCQYSVPNSFYKLNPGLNSQLQAAGTPHGISDILSRSMMGATGTTTLLSGYPTMGGFGTVATPGVYYNRADYNPSLGGFTKPGAECPVKGRSGSCWVESGYEWRGGRQQCNNNIGHLEDISGRKKHTRPTFSGHQIFALEKTFERTKYLAGPERARLAYSLGMTESQVKVWFQNRRTKWRKKSASXPSSTQAMRGEQGGEASENEVEDEEYNKPLDPDSDDEKIRLLLRKHRRAFSVLRLGPHHV encoded by the exons ATGGATTCCAACATACCGGGGTCTTTTCTGTTCAACAACAGCCTGAACCAGTTCTCCTCGGACTTAAAGGCACCTGTGTGTCAGTACTCAGTGCCCAACTCCTTCTACAAGCTCAACCCAGGCCTGAACAGCCAGCTGCAGGCAGCAGGCACACCCCACGGCATCAGTGACATCCTCAGCCGTTCCATGATGGGCGCTACGGGCACTACCACCCTGCTCTCTGGATACCCTACCATGGGGGGCTTTGGCACCGTGGCCACCCCGGGGGTCTACTACAACCGTGCAGACTACAACCCCTCACTGGGCGGCTTCACCAAGCCTGGCGCTGAGTGCCCCGTGAAGGGTCGCAGTGGCAGCTGCTGGGTAGAGAGCGGGTacgagtggagaggagggaggcagcaGTGCAATAACA ACATTGGGCATCTAGAGGATATTTCAGGCAGGAAGAAGCACACCAGACCCACATTCAGTGGACATCAGATATTTGCCCTGGAGAAAACCTTTGAGCGGACCAAGTACTTGGCCGGGCCAGAGAGAGCTAGACTGGCCTACTCCCTGGGCATGACAGAGTCACAAGTCAAG GTGTGGTTCCAGAACCGCCGCACCAAGTGGAGGAAGAAGAGTGCCTCAGAMCCCAGCTCCACCCAGGCGATGCGGGGTGAGCAGGGAGGGGAGGCCTCGGAGAACGAGGTGGAGGATGAGGAGTACAACAAGCCTCTGGATCCCGACTCGGACGACGAGAAGATACGACTGCTGCTGCGCAAACACCGCCGGGCTTTCTCTGTACTCCGCCTTGGACCACATCACGTCTGA
- the nkx6.3 gene encoding homeobox protein Nkx-6.3 isoform X2, with protein MDSNIPGSFLFNNSLNQFSSDLKAPVCQYSVPNSFYKLNPGLNSQLQAAGTPHGISDILSRSMMGATGTTTLLSGYPTMGGFGTVATPGVYYNRADYNPSLGGFTKPGAECPVKGRSGSCWVESGYEWRGGRQQCNNNIGHLEDISGRKKHTRPTFSGHQIFALEKTFERTKYLAGPERARLAYSLGMTESQVKNRRTKWRKKSASXPSSTQAMRGEQGGEASENEVEDEEYNKPLDPDSDDEKIRLLLRKHRRAFSVLRLGPHHV; from the exons ATGGATTCCAACATACCGGGGTCTTTTCTGTTCAACAACAGCCTGAACCAGTTCTCCTCGGACTTAAAGGCACCTGTGTGTCAGTACTCAGTGCCCAACTCCTTCTACAAGCTCAACCCAGGCCTGAACAGCCAGCTGCAGGCAGCAGGCACACCCCACGGCATCAGTGACATCCTCAGCCGTTCCATGATGGGCGCTACGGGCACTACCACCCTGCTCTCTGGATACCCTACCATGGGGGGCTTTGGCACCGTGGCCACCCCGGGGGTCTACTACAACCGTGCAGACTACAACCCCTCACTGGGCGGCTTCACCAAGCCTGGCGCTGAGTGCCCCGTGAAGGGTCGCAGTGGCAGCTGCTGGGTAGAGAGCGGGTacgagtggagaggagggaggcagcaGTGCAATAACA ACATTGGGCATCTAGAGGATATTTCAGGCAGGAAGAAGCACACCAGACCCACATTCAGTGGACATCAGATATTTGCCCTGGAGAAAACCTTTGAGCGGACCAAGTACTTGGCCGGGCCAGAGAGAGCTAGACTGGCCTACTCCCTGGGCATGACAGAGTCACAAGTCAAG AACCGCCGCACCAAGTGGAGGAAGAAGAGTGCCTCAGAMCCCAGCTCCACCCAGGCGATGCGGGGTGAGCAGGGAGGGGAGGCCTCGGAGAACGAGGTGGAGGATGAGGAGTACAACAAGCCTCTGGATCCCGACTCGGACGACGAGAAGATACGACTGCTGCTGCGCAAACACCGCCGGGCTTTCTCTGTACTCCGCCTTGGACCACATCACGTCTGA